A section of the Candidatus Tisiphia endosymbiont of Nedyus quadrimaculatus genome encodes:
- the ssb gene encoding single-stranded DNA-binding protein, which yields MAGSLNKAVLIGNLGRDPEIRHTADGKEIASFSIATSETWKDRATGEKKEKTEWHRIVVFNEGLVSVVKNYAKKGTKVYLEGNLQTRKWVDNLGQEKYTTEIVLQNFNSQFILLDSKGSGANSLDSIVPKSTVGNSNFDHSDLDDEIPF from the coding sequence GTGGCTGGTAGTTTAAATAAGGCAGTATTAATAGGTAATTTAGGGCGTGATCCAGAAATTAGGCACACGGCTGATGGTAAAGAGATAGCAAGTTTCAGTATTGCTACTTCTGAGACTTGGAAAGATCGTGCTACTGGAGAGAAGAAAGAAAAAACCGAATGGCATAGAATAGTAGTATTTAACGAAGGTTTGGTGTCTGTTGTAAAGAATTATGCCAAGAAAGGCACTAAAGTTTATTTAGAAGGTAATTTACAAACTAGAAAATGGGTGGATAACCTTGGTCAAGAAAAATATACAACAGAAATAGTATTACAAAATTTTAACTCACAATTTATATTGTTAGACTCTAAAGGTAGTGGGGCTAACTCCCTAGATTCTATTGTACCAAAAAGCACAGTTGGTAATAGTAACTTTGACCATAGTGATCTAGATGATGAAATACCTTTTTAA
- a CDS encoding alpha/beta hydrolase — translation MMKYLFKIVLLSISLLFSACVSSIDTRIEEADKVASINHFEKKLVKAGDFVITTYQRVSDKDSPYVFYIEGDGSISIGRYAVSSNPTPSKIMLLKLAALDTRPNIVYIARPCQYTPVELNPNCSQIYWTDKRLAKEVIESTNIVINSISNSKPASLVGFSGGGGVAVLVAARNKHIKDIITIAGNLDIENFSKHHGIYALKESLNPIDYAIKISNIPQLHLSGGKDAIVPSKIMQGYIKASSSDCIQQKIFPNITHTKGWDKVWQDVLKINLTCGYNKPQFKN, via the coding sequence ATGATGAAATACCTTTTTAAAATTGTTCTACTTTCTATATCCCTGTTATTTTCTGCGTGTGTTTCATCTATAGATACTAGGATTGAGGAGGCAGATAAGGTAGCCTCAATAAACCACTTTGAGAAAAAACTAGTTAAGGCTGGCGATTTTGTTATTACAACTTACCAACGTGTTTCAGATAAAGATAGCCCTTACGTATTTTATATTGAGGGTGATGGTAGCATTAGTATAGGGCGTTACGCAGTTTCTAGCAATCCAACCCCTTCCAAGATTATGTTGCTTAAGCTTGCAGCTCTTGATACTAGACCTAATATAGTTTATATAGCTCGTCCGTGCCAATATACGCCAGTAGAACTTAACCCCAATTGCAGTCAAATCTATTGGACAGACAAAAGACTTGCCAAGGAGGTTATAGAATCAACAAACATAGTAATAAATAGTATAAGTAATAGTAAACCAGCTAGTTTGGTTGGCTTTTCCGGAGGTGGTGGAGTTGCTGTCTTGGTTGCAGCAAGAAATAAGCATATTAAAGATATAATAACTATAGCTGGTAATCTTGATATTGAGAATTTCAGTAAACATCATGGGATATATGCATTAAAGGAGTCATTAAATCCCATAGATTATGCCATAAAAATTAGCAATATTCCGCAATTACATCTTTCGGGAGGTAAGGATGCAATAGTACCGAGTAAAATTATGCAGGGCTATATAAAAGCTAGTTCTTCAGATTGTATACAACAAAAGATTTTCCCTAATATTACTCATACCAAAGGTTGGGATAAGGTGTGGCAGGATGTGCTAAAAATTAATCTTACCTGTGGGTATAACAAACCCCAATTCAAGAATTAG
- the queC gene encoding 7-cyano-7-deazaguanine synthase QueC, with the protein MQKAVALVSGGADSATVLAMIEKMNYEIHAISFNYSQHNNIELEKVKELVKDYNIKQHKIVNIDLRSFGGSALTDDAIEVPKYKDHSDLEDNIPITYVPARNTIFLSYALGFSEIIGAFDIFMGVHATDYANYPDCRPEYLDAFEKLANLATAVGVLGTRITIHAPLINMTKGQIIKTGLELGVDYSKTISCYDPYNGLSCGTCHACLLRLKAFEENNTIDPINYKSKFASTYA; encoded by the coding sequence ATGCAGAAGGCAGTAGCTTTAGTTAGTGGCGGTGCAGATTCAGCCACAGTACTAGCAATGATAGAAAAAATGAATTACGAAATTCATGCCATAAGTTTTAACTATTCTCAACATAATAATATTGAACTTGAGAAAGTTAAAGAGTTAGTTAAGGACTATAATATCAAACAACATAAAATTGTAAATATTGATTTACGTAGCTTTGGCGGATCAGCTCTTACTGATGATGCCATAGAAGTACCAAAATATAAAGATCATAGTGATTTAGAGGATAATATACCAATCACTTATGTCCCAGCACGTAATACTATATTTTTAAGTTATGCTTTGGGATTTAGTGAAATAATAGGAGCCTTTGATATTTTTATGGGGGTACACGCAACTGATTATGCTAATTACCCAGATTGCCGTCCAGAGTACCTAGACGCTTTTGAGAAGCTTGCTAATCTTGCAACTGCGGTAGGAGTATTGGGTACACGAATTACCATTCATGCTCCCTTAATAAATATGACAAAAGGGCAAATTATTAAAACCGGTCTAGAATTAGGAGTAGATTACTCCAAAACAATTTCTTGTTATGACCCATATAATGGGTTATCTTGTGGGACATGTCATGCCTGCTTACTCAGACTTAAGGCCTTTGAAGAAAATAATACAATTGATCCAATTAATTATAAAAGTAAATTCGCTTCTACGTATGCTTAA
- a CDS encoding GNAT family N-acetyltransferase has product MLNRSIYHQFPMLDLDNIVLRELTSDDSEDYFGYMSKLEMLPFLTDSNSPSTIPQAADELKYWSSLFHYQRGFYWGISLKDNNKLIGTAGFNTVSTMHLKAEISYDLDPAFWGKGIMLKSIKAILRFIEYAGIVRTQATVINDNIRSINVLERCNFVKEGLLKKYEIVQGVHRDYYIYARVL; this is encoded by the coding sequence ATGCTTAATCGTTCTATATACCATCAATTTCCTATGTTAGACCTAGACAACATAGTGCTGAGAGAATTAACTAGTGATGATTCAGAAGACTATTTTGGTTATATGAGTAAATTAGAGATGCTCCCTTTCTTGACAGATAGCAACAGTCCATCAACTATCCCACAAGCTGCTGATGAACTAAAATATTGGTCTAGCTTATTTCATTACCAAAGAGGATTTTACTGGGGTATTTCCCTTAAAGATAATAATAAACTTATAGGTACGGCTGGGTTTAATACTGTTTCTACAATGCACCTCAAAGCAGAAATAAGCTACGATCTTGATCCTGCATTTTGGGGTAAAGGAATTATGCTAAAATCTATCAAAGCTATTTTAAGATTTATAGAATATGCTGGTATTGTTCGAACCCAAGCTACTGTAATAAATGACAATATACGTTCAATTAATGTTTTGGAACGATGTAATTTTGTCAAAGAGGGGTTGCTTAAGAAATATGAAATTGTTCAAGGAGTACATAGGGATTATTATATTTACGCTAGAGTGCTGTAG
- the nuoE gene encoding NADH-quinone oxidoreductase subunit NuoE, whose product MNDEPLNFSFNDENLKKAQNIIKKYPENKQKSAILPLLDLAQRQMNGWLPRGCIEYVANFLNLPFIRAYEVATFYTMFNLKPVGRYHIQICGTTPCWLRGSDKIVTICKKKLGINFGELTSDKKFSLTEVECLGACVNAPVVQINDDFLENLDEEKMADLIDSLT is encoded by the coding sequence ATGAATGATGAACCACTAAATTTCAGTTTTAATGATGAGAACTTAAAAAAAGCCCAAAATATCATTAAGAAATATCCTGAAAACAAACAAAAGAGTGCTATCCTGCCATTACTTGACCTTGCACAACGCCAAATGAATGGTTGGTTACCAAGAGGCTGCATAGAGTATGTAGCAAATTTTCTAAATTTACCTTTCATCCGAGCATATGAAGTTGCAACATTTTATACCATGTTTAATCTAAAGCCAGTAGGACGATATCATATACAAATTTGTGGTACTACTCCTTGTTGGCTAAGGGGTAGTGATAAAATTGTAACTATTTGTAAAAAAAAACTTGGTATTAACTTTGGTGAACTAACAAGTGATAAAAAATTTAGCCTTACAGAAGTTGAATGTTTGGGAGCTTGTGTCAATGCACCAGTTGTACAAATTAATGATGATTTCCTTGAGAACTTAGATGAAGAAAAAATGGCTGATTTAATTGATAGTCTCACCTGA
- the nuoD gene encoding NADH dehydrogenase (quinone) subunit D, with protein sequence MGDNNKSVVLNFGPQHPATHGVLRLILEMDGEVINKADPHIGLLHRGTEKLIEHKTYLQAIPYFDRLDYVSPMCQEHAFALAVEGLLGCNVPRRAGFIRVMFSELTRILNHILNITTQALDVGATTPLLWLFEEREKIMEFYERVSGSRMHANYFRPGGVAQDLPNGILEDINIFVQQFSKKLEDVETLLNDNRIWKQRLVDIGVVSQKEAMDWGFSGPMLRGSGIAWDLRKATPYDVYDELDFDIPIGKSGDCYDRYLVRIEEMYQSLKIIQQCLEKMPEGAIKTDDPRIAPPSREKMKESMEAMINHFKLYTEGYDVPKGEIYKFVEAPKGEFGVYLYSDGTNRPYRCRIKAPGFAHLQGLDFMSKGHLMADVVTIIASLDIVFGEIDR encoded by the coding sequence GTGGGTGATAATAATAAAAGTGTTGTGTTAAATTTTGGTCCACAACATCCAGCTACTCATGGGGTATTAAGATTAATTTTAGAAATGGATGGTGAGGTTATCAATAAAGCAGACCCGCATATTGGATTACTGCATCGTGGTACTGAAAAATTAATTGAGCATAAAACATACCTACAAGCTATACCATATTTTGATCGGTTAGATTACGTATCGCCAATGTGCCAAGAACACGCTTTTGCCTTAGCAGTTGAAGGATTGCTTGGCTGCAATGTGCCAAGACGAGCGGGGTTTATTCGAGTGATGTTTTCTGAGCTTACTCGTATCCTTAATCACATACTGAATATAACAACACAAGCCCTAGATGTTGGTGCTACTACCCCTCTATTATGGTTATTTGAGGAACGCGAAAAAATTATGGAATTTTATGAGCGTGTCTCCGGCTCTAGAATGCATGCAAATTATTTTAGACCTGGTGGTGTTGCACAGGACTTACCAAATGGTATACTAGAAGATATAAATATTTTTGTTCAGCAATTCTCAAAAAAATTAGAAGACGTCGAGACTCTGTTAAATGACAATAGAATTTGGAAACAACGCTTAGTAGATATCGGAGTAGTAAGTCAAAAAGAAGCTATGGATTGGGGGTTTTCTGGCCCAATGCTTAGAGGCTCAGGCATCGCATGGGATCTTAGAAAAGCCACCCCGTATGATGTATATGATGAGCTAGATTTTGATATACCAATTGGCAAATCTGGTGATTGTTATGATAGGTATTTGGTCCGTATTGAAGAAATGTACCAATCGCTTAAAATTATACAGCAATGTCTTGAAAAAATGCCAGAGGGTGCTATTAAAACTGATGATCCTAGAATTGCACCACCCTCAAGAGAAAAAATGAAAGAATCAATGGAAGCCATGATTAATCATTTTAAACTTTACACTGAAGGATATGATGTGCCAAAAGGCGAAATATATAAATTTGTTGAAGCACCAAAAGGCGAGTTTGGTGTGTATTTATACTCTGATGGAACAAACAGACCTTATAGATGCCGGATTAAAGCCCCTGGGTTCGCCCATCTCCAAGGTCTAGATTTCATGTCAAAAGGACATTTGATGGCAGATGTGGTAACTATTATTGCCAGTCTTGATATTGTTTTTGGAGAAATTGATCGATGA
- the lspA gene encoding signal peptidase II, translating into MPSIFKKILLIIRQSSRIIVKLVIIDQLVKWYFINYLRGKVGLTLEVTSFLDMVYIWNYGISFGMLRNYYQYSNMLFIVVNSALIAYLWYILLKCKTMPSFVGCSFVIGGAIGNLIDRFVHGAVFDFIYFHYKDFGFPVFNLADSFISLGTIFLLHDYYKTKKIVEQQQDVEYNHARLQTEADRIRELDFKKNINL; encoded by the coding sequence ATACCATCAATATTTAAGAAAATATTACTAATTATTCGCCAAAGTAGTCGTATAATTGTTAAATTAGTAATTATAGATCAATTAGTAAAATGGTATTTTATAAATTATCTAAGAGGTAAAGTTGGTCTAACACTAGAAGTAACCAGCTTTTTAGATATGGTTTATATTTGGAATTATGGAATTAGTTTTGGGATGCTTCGAAATTATTATCAGTATAGTAATATGCTTTTTATAGTCGTTAACTCTGCCCTTATAGCATATTTGTGGTATATCTTATTAAAATGTAAGACGATGCCAAGCTTTGTTGGTTGTAGTTTTGTCATTGGTGGTGCTATTGGTAATTTGATCGACCGTTTTGTTCATGGGGCGGTATTTGATTTTATTTATTTTCACTATAAAGATTTTGGTTTTCCGGTATTTAATCTAGCAGATAGTTTCATTTCATTAGGTACAATATTCTTATTGCATGATTATTATAAGACCAAGAAAATTGTTGAACAACAACAAGATGTTGAATATAATCACGCTCGATTGCAAACTGAAGCGGATAGGATTCGTGAACTTGATTTTAAGAAAAATATAAATTTATAA
- a CDS encoding HEPN domain-containing protein produces the protein MKTTLPDRSLVIKEKLDNIVKEILYVGKSKIAMIILFGSYARGDWVEDIEKVGDISYYKYQSDFDLLLILKNGEYAGYPAINLQHKIENRLGKKFSLDEKPPITLILEPIKLVNKQLEKGQYFFSDIKKEGILLYDSGEFILSEAKELSWQERKPIAEKDYKHWFKKAKDFLLLTHLCLDIEQLNNAAFVLHQATESFYNAILLVFTGYKAKSHDILGLGDRARSHHYDLYKIFPHETPEQEECFTLLRNAYVDARYDQDYTISKEQLLYLINRVEELKIVTENICLERINKIELYSNDPTNYPNSG, from the coding sequence ATGAAAACTACCTTACCTGACCGCTCACTAGTGATTAAAGAAAAGCTAGATAATATTGTTAAAGAAATCCTATATGTAGGCAAATCAAAAATAGCAATGATTATCTTATTTGGCTCTTATGCTAGAGGAGATTGGGTAGAGGATATAGAGAAGGTAGGGGATATTAGTTATTATAAGTATCAAAGTGATTTTGATCTTTTGTTGATTTTAAAGAACGGAGAATATGCTGGCTATCCAGCTATAAACCTACAACATAAGATAGAGAACAGGCTAGGTAAAAAATTCTCATTAGATGAAAAACCACCAATTACTCTGATACTTGAACCTATTAAGCTGGTAAATAAGCAACTGGAAAAAGGGCAGTATTTCTTTAGTGATATCAAGAAAGAGGGAATTCTTTTATATGATAGTGGTGAATTTATACTGTCTGAAGCTAAGGAACTATCATGGCAGGAACGTAAACCAATAGCTGAAAAAGATTATAAACATTGGTTTAAAAAAGCTAAGGACTTTCTATTACTCACTCATTTGTGTTTGGATATAGAACAATTGAATAATGCAGCCTTTGTGCTTCACCAAGCTACCGAGAGCTTTTATAATGCTATCTTGTTAGTTTTTACTGGTTACAAGGCCAAGTCACATGATATACTGGGACTTGGCGATAGGGCTAGAAGTCATCATTACGATCTCTACAAGATATTTCCACATGAGACTCCTGAGCAAGAAGAGTGCTTTACGTTACTGCGAAATGCTTATGTTGACGCAAGGTATGATCAAGATTATACAATTAGTAAAGAACAATTACTTTACCTTATTAACCGGGTAGAGGAATTAAAGATAGTGACTGAAAATATCTGCCTAGAAAGGATTAATAAAATAGAACTATACTCGAATGATCCTACGAATTACCCCAATTCGGGATAA
- the miaA gene encoding tRNA (adenosine(37)-N6)-dimethylallyltransferase MiaA — translation MQKKKMLVICGPTASGKSYLAHYLAKIYNAEIVNCDSMQIYRQIPIITASPSQTYRNEIPYHLYNFLSIDQKFSVIQYINYALEKITNIRSRGKLPIIVGGTGLYINSLLFGYNEIPSISPKIRQYVRELHSKIGSTQFFNKLKELDRLASQKLHEYDTQRVIRAYEVFMETGQSIFAFQSLQNKSILPAFDFKVIFLHPKREFLYQTCNTRLEKLFNEGAIEEVAQIKKDFPDIYSSAIKTIGLQEILCYLDNEITLQHAINLAQIKTRQYAKRQITWFKNQIKDKITLEYSNNQQFEELIIDLEIL, via the coding sequence ATGCAAAAAAAGAAAATGTTAGTTATATGTGGACCTACCGCTAGCGGCAAGTCTTATTTGGCACATTATTTAGCTAAAATATATAATGCTGAGATAGTTAACTGTGATTCTATGCAGATATATAGGCAGATTCCTATTATTACTGCCTCGCCATCACAAACATACCGCAATGAGATTCCTTATCATCTTTATAATTTTTTATCTATAGATCAAAAATTTTCAGTAATACAATATATAAATTATGCTCTTGAAAAAATTACAAACATTCGTAGTAGAGGCAAGCTACCAATAATTGTTGGCGGTACTGGGTTATATATTAATTCATTACTTTTTGGTTATAATGAAATACCATCAATATCTCCTAAAATTAGGCAATATGTTAGAGAGCTACACTCTAAGATTGGTTCGACCCAGTTTTTTAATAAACTAAAAGAGCTAGATAGACTGGCTAGCCAAAAGTTACACGAATACGACACTCAAAGGGTTATAAGAGCCTATGAAGTATTTATGGAAACCGGACAATCTATATTTGCTTTCCAAAGCTTACAAAATAAATCTATTCTTCCAGCATTTGATTTTAAGGTAATTTTTCTACATCCAAAGAGAGAATTTCTTTATCAAACATGTAATACTAGGTTAGAAAAATTATTTAATGAAGGAGCAATTGAAGAAGTAGCACAAATTAAAAAAGATTTTCCTGATATATATTCTTCTGCAATAAAAACCATTGGTCTACAGGAAATATTATGCTATTTAGATAATGAAATTACTTTGCAACATGCCATAAATTTAGCACAAATTAAAACTAGGCAATATGCAAAAAGGCAAATTACTTGGTTCAAAAACCAAATAAAAGACAAGATAACTCTAGAATATTCTAATAATCAGCAATTTGAAGAGTTGATTATTGATTTGGAGATATTATAA
- a CDS encoding palindromic element RPE2 domain-containing protein yields the protein MKAITIVNSGELDSRNDGAKPIDNRRAIEDDVTKFLSIDYTRLSLLRLLARSA from the coding sequence ATGAAAGCTATAACTATAGTCAATTCAGGAGAATTGGATAGCAGGAACGATGGAGCGAAGCCTATAGATAATAGGCGAGCGATCGAAGACGACGTTACCAAATTCTTATCAATTGACTATACCCGACTATCATTACTTCGTCTATTAGCAAGGAGTGCATAA
- a CDS encoding GNAT family N-acetyltransferase, with protein MSKQINTLQEALTHYQQTCGTFNVTLGEEDENGVLKSYIYTERFRAESLYTTENDFANFPDKIKQLFNFMSADPVIMERSATGKVSVEEFVERVHEQSFLWNNGYSFATFIITDESNDAVVGSEVISDGSKDHAGEIAYSFNQEYRRSNTKKYVGYENVGALILGYGQELAKKQAYVNKTYDEQLKKFVGGEIFTTVEATTSITNIASKTILERLAFKPFGEHKDEVCKFELHYTSEMDAPLTGDTEVVLEWQQ; from the coding sequence ATGTCTAAGCAAATTAACACTTTACAGGAGGCACTTACCCATTATCAACAAACTTGCGGTACATTCAATGTGACTCTTGGTGAAGAGGATGAAAATGGCGTATTAAAAAGTTATATATATACAGAGAGATTTCGTGCTGAGTCTTTATATACCACAGAAAATGATTTTGCAAATTTCCCGGATAAAATTAAACAATTATTTAATTTTATGTCTGCAGATCCTGTTATAATGGAACGTTCTGCAACAGGAAAAGTAAGCGTAGAAGAATTTGTAGAAAGAGTTCATGAGCAAAGCTTTTTGTGGAACAATGGTTATTCATTTGCCACTTTTATAATTACAGATGAATCTAACGATGCAGTTGTTGGATCTGAAGTGATAAGTGATGGCAGTAAAGATCATGCAGGGGAAATTGCTTATTCGTTTAATCAAGAATATCGCAGGAGTAATACAAAAAAATATGTAGGATATGAGAATGTTGGTGCGTTAATTTTGGGATATGGTCAAGAGTTAGCAAAAAAACAAGCTTACGTAAATAAAACTTATGATGAACAATTAAAAAAATTTGTTGGAGGTGAAATTTTTACTACAGTTGAGGCCACAACGTCAATAACTAATATCGCTTCTAAAACAATACTAGAACGTTTAGCTTTTAAACCATTTGGTGAGCATAAAGACGAGGTATGTAAATTTGAATTACACTACACTAGTGAAATGGACGCACCTTTAACTGGTGATACAGAGGTAGTTTTGGAATGGCAGCAATGA